The following coding sequences are from one Rutidosis leptorrhynchoides isolate AG116_Rl617_1_P2 chromosome 11, CSIRO_AGI_Rlap_v1, whole genome shotgun sequence window:
- the LOC139874649 gene encoding putative germin-like protein 2-1: MTSRFLLFGLLLATCSLAFAYDPSPLQDFCVADLQSIVRVNGFVCKDPRFVTTEDFVYRGLNNRLNASNVLGFYITGVTVSQFPALNTLGISLARIDFAPGGIISPHIVPRATEILTVIEGYVLVGFVTSNPVYRLFETVLQKGDVFVIPEGLIHFLKNVGDGYAFAIAALNSQNPGVITIGNDTFGSHPRIPQDILANMLRVNTTIITEIESNFQ; this comes from the exons ATGACTTCTCGTTTTCTTTTATTTGGTCTGTTACTGGCAACGTGCTCACTAGCATTCGCTTATGATCCCAGTCCCCTACAAGACTTCTGTGTGGCAGATCTACAAAGCATAG TACGCGTGAATGGTTTCGTATGCAAAGATCCAAGGTTTGTAACAACAGAAGATTTTGTTTACAGAGGTCTAAACAATAGGTTAAACGCGTCGAATGTGCTTGGATTTTATATAACAGGGGTGACTGTAAGCCAATTTCCGGCACTCAATACTTTGGGTATCTCCCTGGCCCGTATTGACTTTGCTCCCGGGGGTATTATTTCTCCACACATTGTCCCTCGAGCCACTGAAATCTTGACTGTCATCGAAGGATATGTTCTAGTAGGCTTTGTCACGTCAAACCCTGTATACCGTCTCTTCGAAACGGTACTTCAAAAGGGTGATGTTTTCGTGATCCCGGAAGGTCTCATTCACTTCTTGAAAAATGTCGGAGATGGGTATGCGTTCGCAATTGCTGCCTTGAATAGTCAAAATCCGGGAGTCATTACCATTGGAAATGATACGTTCGGATCACATCCTCGCATCCCTCAAGATATTCTAGCAAATATGTTAAGGGTGAACACCACCATCATTACTGAAATCGAGTCAAATTTCCAGTAA